The genomic window GCAGCTCGCGCGGCGCCAGCTCCACCAGCACGCTCGCACGCTGGAATACCGCCGACGTCAGCCGCAGCGGCACCAGGAAGCGCGAGGGCGCCAGCCACTGCACGCCGACGAGCTGCCCCTGGTTGCCGAGCGCGGTTTCCAGCCAGCCTAGAACCGTGCGCGCGCGCCTCCGGTTGTAGCGCGAGAAAAAGACGTACCATGCCGTGACCAGCACGGCCGCGACCGCCACCGAGATCGCCAGGGTCCCCAGCATTGTGGTTCGACGCCACTTGCTGAGATGCGGCCCTTGAAAAGCCAGATGTCAGGCGCTCACACGCCCCGGTAGCTGCCGCCGTCCACCAGCAGGGTCTGCCCCGTGATGTAGCTCGCCCGCTCCGACGCCAGCCAGACCATGGCGTCCGCCACCTCTTCCGGGGTCGCGATCCGCTTCAGCGGCGTGTCCGCCGACCACTTGTCGTACATGTCTTCCGGCTTCAGCCCCGCCGCCAGCGCCCGCGTCGCCGCCAGCGACTTCAGCCGCTCCGTCGCCGTGTATCCCGGTCCCACGTTATTGACCGTGATCCCGTCCTTGCCGAACTCGTTCGCCATGCTCTTCACCAGGCCCACCACCCCGGCCCGCACCGCGTTCGAGAGGATCAGGTCCGGGATCGGCTGCTTCACCGAGACAGACGTCAGCGTGAGGAACCGCCCCCACTTCTTCTTCTGCATCCACGGGATGACCTCGCGCGCGAAGTGCACCACGCTCATGAAGTTCATCTCGAACGCCTTGTGCCAGTCGTCGTTGGTCGCGGTGAAGAAGTTGCGCGAGGGCGGCCCCGCGGCGTTCGCTACGCACACGTCCACGCCCCCGAACTTCTCCGCCACCGCCGCGACGAAC from Terriglobales bacterium includes these protein-coding regions:
- a CDS encoding SDR family oxidoreductase yields the protein MELGLKGRAVIVAGSSEGMGRSAAEAFAAEGARVAICARTEAKIQQAAQEIRAKHKAEVFAMALDVSQAEAVKKFVAAVAEKFGGVDVCVANAAGPPSRNFFTATNDDWHKAFEMNFMSVVHFAREVIPWMQKKKWGRFLTLTSVSVKQPIPDLILSNAVRAGVVGLVKSMANEFGKDGITVNNVGPGYTATERLKSLAATRALAAGLKPEDMYDKWSADTPLKRIATPEEVADAMVWLASERASYITGQTLLVDGGSYRGV